The Fibrobacter sp. genome segment TTCGTTGCTTGCTCCGATAACGACAATGGCCTTGCTCCGGCTGACCAGTCTTCTGATTCCGTTGCCCTTTCTTCTGCGACGGTTCCGCTCTCCTCCGAAACGGTTCCGCTTTCTTCTGCGACCGTGCCGGTTTCCTCTGCGACGCTTCCGGTTTCGTCCGAAACGGTTCCGCTCTCTTCCGAAACGGTACCTCCCGCATCGTCCGCTTCTACCGAGCCGCCTATGGATGAGATTCCGCCTGCAGTCGATGGCCCCTTCGACCCGAACAAAAAGTACAAGTTCTACGGTGCGGAACTGACCGGTAAGGAACTCTTCAAGTACGGGCGCTTCGAGGCCCGCATGAGGATGGCCGCTACTTCGGGTACGGTGAGCTCCATGTTCCTCAACTACGACCTTTCTTGGAAGAAGGGCGATGAACCGTGGAACGAGATTGATATCGAAGTCCTCGGCAAGGATCCGACCAAGTGGCAGTCCAATGTGCTTACCCGCGAGGCCAATCCGTCCATCAACGACCTTACGTCTACCGAAAAGATCCACGATTTTAATTTCGATGCGACCAAGGGATTCCACCTGTATGCAATC includes the following:
- a CDS encoding family 16 glycosylhydrolase, whose translation is MNIKLILPACIALAFVACSDNDNGLAPADQSSDSVALSSATVPLSSETVPLSSATVPVSSATLPVSSETVPLSSETVPPASSASTEPPMDEIPPAVDGPFDPNKKYKFYGAELTGKELFKYGRFEARMRMAATSGTVSSMFLNYDLSWKKGDEPWNEIDIEVLGKDPTKWQSNVLTREANPSINDLTSTEKIHDFNFDATKGFHLYAIVWTPEYVAWEIDSVEVRRDEIGQTHGSHADADQVKFLTEEQTLRFNLWASKTPSWTGKFTGEGLPVEQHIDYVRVYSYDPATKGFVFKWQDDFDGAWLDYDRWSEGNWEMENVMYRDLNIRVEHGLVKLRLDYEE